In Rhodothermales bacterium, the sequence GCGCAGATGGCCGTGTTCGTCGAACCGGCGTGCGGCCGTGGTGACGTAGTCGGGAAGGAAGGCGAAGCGACCCCGGCGGTGCAGGCGGCGGACGATCTCGAGATCCTCGAAGGCGGGGATCTCCTGGAAGCCGTCGATGGCTTCGAAGACGGCGCGGCGGACGAACAGCGTGCGGTCGCCGAAACAGAGGAGCGGCGTGTTGAGCCGGGTGCAAAAACTGTAAAAATCGAGCAGCGGCGCGCGCCGGTCGAACCGGAGGCGGAAGGCGCCGGCGTCGATCGCCGGGTTGGCCAGCGTATCGGCGATCCGGGAGATGCCGTTCGAGGGCAGGGTGGTGTCCGCGTGCAGAAAGAGGAGGGCGTCGCCACGGGCAACGCGCGCACCGGCATTCATCTGCCGGGCGCGACCGCGGTCGGATGTGACGACCCGGGCATGGCGCTCCGCGCACGCGGCGGTGTCGTCCTGCGAGCCGCCGTCCACGACGATGAGCTCGAAACGGCCTTCCTGCCGCCGCAGGGTTTGCAGTGTCGTTTCGATGCGGGATGCCTCATTCAGGGCCGGTATGACGATGGATACATGCACCGGCTGAAAATCGCGATTTACCAGAACATTTGCTTCATGCAGAACACCGACCCGCCGGATTTCAGAAACTCGTCGGTGTCCAACTCCACGGGTTCGTAGCCGGCCTCGCGGAGCCGCTGGTTGGTGCGCCGGCAGCCGCGCTGGATGAGCACATGCCGGCCGTCCGGACAGTGCGCGTTGCAGGCGAAGAGCGAGCGTGCCTCGTCTTCCGGCGCTTCGATGATCCGCGTAAACACGGCCTCGATGAGCGCGAGGCCGGCGCTGGTGAATGCGCCGGGGTAGATCAGGACGGTTTCTTCGTCGAGGACGCTGAAACACGTATCGAGGTGGTAAAACTCGGCGTCGATCAGCTCCAGCAGGATGACGGGTACGTTCAGGCGTTCTGCGATAAAGGGATATACCGTGCTGTCGGTCCGGTAGCCGTAGCCGCCCCAGAGCAGCGCGCGGCCGGGATGCCAGATGGCGTCGCCCATACCCTCGAACGAGCCGGCCGTGGATTCGGGAAGCCGAACCGTTTCATAGCCGGCGTCGGCGAAGAAGCGCTCGTAATGCACGACTTCGCCCCGGCGCTGGGGCGCGTCCATCCGGCTCAGGAAAACGCCCCGGTGTTTACCGCCTCCGCTGACAAACGGGAGCGTCTGGTTGGCGCAGAACACCATGTCGGGCTGCCCGGCGACGCCCTCGATGACGGCCGGCGCGATCCCGAGCGCCTCGTACGCGGCCTTGAGCGCTTCCCACTGTTCGAGCGCGCGCGACCGATCGACCGCGCCGATATGGCCTTCCATGTGCGGGTTGATGACGTAGAGCACGTCGAAATGGAGCGGAGACGTCATGAGCACCCTGCGCGGGGCAGGCAGGGCCGGGAGCGCTTCCAGCGTGAGCGCAAGATCGCGGCGCGTGTGGACTACGGGCATACGAGGATGTACGGATACGGGAGGCGAGGTGCATGAATCCGGCTGAATACGCCGGCCTACCCGGAGCGCTCCCGGTCGCTGCGATGAATTTTTCTGCATTCGAGCCGGCATAAAAAAGAAGCGGGGACTCGATCGATCGAGTCCCCGCAGAAACGGAATATGAGTACCGGGTTGCCGGCGGCCGGTCGGCGGCTCAGTTCTTAGCCATACTCTCGAAGAAGGCGTTCGGCGCTTCGAAACGCACCGTGACGTAGTCGCGCTCGACGGCAACCTTGACGTCGTCCAGCATCGACCGTTTGTCGTCATCCAGGCCATCCTGCGCCCGCGCCATCGCGATGGCGCCGCGGACCAGCGAAGCCAGGTCGTCGGCGGAAACGCCGTCGGACGGGTAGATCTGCATGGTGGTCGCCATGGAGGCGGGCTGTACGTCCAGCGCACCGCCGGCGGCCTGCACCGCGGTCACAAGCCGACCGAGTTGATTCTCGATCGCCTCGGAGCCGCTCGGCGCCGTCATTTCGGACGGTTTGAGCGCCACGCCCCACACGTCGCCGGCCGCGGCGGCGCGGGCGATGCGCGCCATCATGTCCTTGTTATCCGCGATCGAGGTGCCCTGGCCCTGGAGGCGGTCCAGCATCGCGGTGACATCCTGGTATCCGCTGGCCGCGACGATCATCTGGTCGCTGGCGAGCGCGAAGGCGATCCCGCCGTGTTCGCCGGCCTTTTCGAATACCGTCACGCCGGCATAGTCACGCTGCGTCAGGTCGCTGCCCAGGCGGCTCTCGACAAAGTTCTGGAGCGCCTCCCGGTCAAACGTGCCGTAGATCGCGAAGTTGACGGCCGGATGCTGATTCTGGCCCTCGACCGCTACGAGGCCGGCGTACACTTCGGAGAGATCCGTTTCCGGGTCGAGCCCCGTGGCCGCGGTGAAATCGTCGAAGCGGGCGCGGGCTTCGCCCTGGAGGTGGCTGGTGAAGAAGCCGGCTTCGCCGAACGGCGTGGTCAGCGGGTTGGCGGCGAGCGATTTCAGGTCGATCATGCCCACCGCGATGGCGTCCTCGGGCATGACTTCCGTGGCGCCGCGCGCCGTGAGCGACATGGCTTCGGGCGAATCCTGCAGTTCGGCGTCGCAGGCGCTGAGGCCGGCGATGAGGAGGAGGGTCAGGGCGAGCGAGGCGTTGCGGCGTAGACGAGGTGTTTTCATGTGGATCCTCGGGGCGGTCAGTAGTCGCGCCGAACGAAGAGCCATCCGGCGGCGCCATACATCACCGCGCCAAAAAGAAGGGTTGAAATCAAAGGATACCAACCCGTTACGCTATCATTTCCCGAGAGTTGCACGACGATCGGGGTGACCTCGGCGAAGTTGGGGAGGACGTGGTAGAGGACTTCGAACGTCTGCCGTCCGGCGAAACCGAGCTGGGGCAGCAGCTGGTCGCGCAGGGCCAGGACGAGCGAGAGGAAGATGAGTCCGTAGCTGACGATGAGGGAGATCGCCGTATTCTGGAGCCATACGCCGATAAACACCACGACGCTGTACATCGTCGCGAACACGGCGCACACGATCCCGAGCGACACCAGGAAGCGCGGATTCCAGATGCCCGACTTGATCGACATCACGAGCCATACCATGACGAACAGGTAGAGCCCCATCAAAAAGATGGTGAGCAGCACGGCCGCGACATGGCCGCCGAGAATCCGTAGCCGGCTGATGGGTTTCGACAGGAGCAAGTCGACGCGTCCGCGTTCGAGCAGGTGGTTGATCATGGGCGCCGTGGTGAACAGCGCCAGCAGGATCCCGAGCCAGTAGCAGGCGCCGGCGACAACGCGCTGGACCTCGAACACGACGCGTTCCAGCGAGATCAGCTCCTCGATGCGGGCGCCGGTCTCGGGGTCGATCCGCGCCGCGTTCATGTTCGCCGTCTGCCCCATGATGCGCAGGCCGGCGAGTGAGCCCTCGACCACGTCCATCTGCAACGCCAGCGACAACACGCCCCAGATGACGGTGATGACGATAAACAGCCCGATCGTCACCTTCCGCGCGATGAGCTCCTTGAGGGTGAGCAGGAATACGCCGATCATGACACGCGCCCTCCGATGCTGCTGTCGGTGGCCAGCAGCTGGATGAAGGCATCCTCCAGCGAGCGCCGCTGGGGCTGGATGGCCTGGATGGCGACGCCGCCGGCGCGCAGCTGGTCGATCACCGCGTTCAGCCGCTCGGTCGAGGCATTTTCAAGGCGGTAGCGCCCCATCCCGCCGGCATCCGCTTCGTTGGCTTGCAGACCGTCCGTGACCTGGAGCTGGGCGAACAGGGTTTCGGGCAACGGGGTGCAGGTGATGTCGTAGGCGACCTCCGTCTTGCCCACATGCTCGAGGTCGCCCTCGTACACGAGCGCGCCTTTGTTCAGGATGGCGATGCGGTCGCAGACGCGTTCGACCTCGGAGAGGAGGTGCGAATTGAGGAAGATGGTTTTGCCTTCGTCCCGGAGGCCGGCAAGCAGGTCCCGGATCTCACGCCGGCCGATGGGGTCGACGCCGTCGGTCGGCTCGTCGAGGAATATGACCTGCGGATCGTTGAGGAGCGCCTGCGCCAGGCCGAGACGCTGCATCATCCCCTTGGAAAACGTACGGATGCGCGCCTTGCGCCACTCGGTCATGCCCGTCCGCTCCAGCAGGCGCGGAATCCGTTCCTTGAGCAGCGACGGGGATACGCCGCCCATCCGGCCGTAGACCTGGAGCAGCCCCTCGGCGGTAAACACCTCCGGGAAACGGTGATTCTCGGGCAGGTAGCCGATGGCGCGGCGCGCCTCGGGGTGCTGCACAGGCAGACCGAGAAGGGTGGCGCTTCCCTGTGTGGGACGCACCACCCCCAGGAGAATCTTGACGAGCGTCGTTTTGCCGGCGCCATTGGGGCCGAGGAGTCCGAAGATCTCGCCGCGACCGACCTGGAGCGTGAGGGCCTCCAGCGCCTGGACGGAACGACGCGACAGGGCGCTGCGGTAGACTTTGGTGAGACCCTCGACCCGTATCGGCTCAGTTTCCGGCATGTGTACGCGAGCGATCAGGCTCGTTTGTTCAGCGCGGCGATGCCGGGGAGGGTGATGCCTTCCAGGAACTCGAGCATGGCGCCGCCGCCCGTCGAAACGTGGCTGACGCGGTCCTCGAAGCCCATCTGCGTGATGGCGGCCACCGAGTCTCCGCCGCCGACTACCGTGAGGGCGCCGTGCTGCGTGGCCTCGGCGAGGGTTTCGGCGATGGCGAAGGTGCCGCGGGCGTAGTTCGACATCTCGAAAACGCCCATCGGGCCGTTCCAGACGATCGTTTTGGCTCCGAGGAGCAGTTCGCGGTACGCCTGCACCGTTTCCGGCCCGATGTCCAGCCCCATGAAGTCGGCCTCGATCGTCTTGGTCACGTGATGCGGGGCGTCGTTGTTGAACTCGGTCGCCACGATGTGATCGAACGGCAGCTTGATCCGGCCTTCCGCCTCGGTGAACAGTTTGTGCGCCTGCTGGAGCTTGTCTTCCTCGTAGAGCGACTTGCCGACCGGCTGGCCCAGCGCCTTGAGGAACGTATAGCTCATGGCGCCGCCGATGAGGAGGTAGTCGACGCGTTTGAGCAGGGCCTCGATTACGCCGATCTTGTCCGACACCTTCGCGCCGCCGATGACGGCCACGAACGGATGTTCGGGGGATTCGAGGAGGCGGTTGAGGTACGTCACTTCACGCTCCAGGAGGAGCCCCATGGCAACTTGCGGCACGAGCCGGGCCACGCCTTCCGTGGATGCGTGGGCGCGGTGGGCCGAGCCAAAGGCGTCGTTGACGTACACATCGGCCAGTTCCGCGAGTTCGGCGGCGAGTTCCGGGTCGTTTTTGGTCTCGCCGGGGTAAAAACGCGTGTTCTCGAGGAGGATGACGCCGCCCTCCGGCATGCGATCGATCGCTTCCTTGATGGCCTCGCCCGTCAGGTGGGAGGCGAAGCGCACCGGGAATCCGAGCAGGCTTTCCAGGTGCTCGGCGACCGGAGCGAGGCTGTATTTGGAGTTCGGGACCCCTTTGGGCCGGCCCAGGTGGCTGATCAGAATCGCCTTGCCCATCCCGTTGATGACCTTGCGGATGGTCGGGATCGCGGCGCGGATGCGCGTGTCGTCGGCCACGTGCTGGCGGCCGTTCTCGTCCTCGCGCAGCGGCACGTTAAAGTCGACACGGATCAGAACGCGTTTGCCTTTCAGATCGAGATCGTTAATCGATACACTGTTCATCGGTATATACCCCTTGACTCAGAGGGAAGCCGCATGGAAGGTACAGCGCCGCGCGCACGATTACACGACGCCGGCGGGTCTCCTGCGAAAAAACGTGCGAGTGGAAAAAGGAAAGAGCGGAGTATAGAGGATACTCCGCTCTTTACCGTGTAGGTTCGGGCTGGTGTCGGTTCCGGGATCAGAACGACATGAGCTTCGCGGCCAGGTCTACGGCGCGGTTGGCGTAGCCCCATTCGTTGTCGTAGAAGCTTACGACCTTGACCATGTTGCCCTGCACCATCGTCAGATCCGCGTCGAAGATGCTCGAGTGCGGGTTGCCGACGATATCGGTCGACACGATCGGATCTTCGCAGTACTCGAGGATGCCCTTGAGGGTGGTCTCGGCGGCCTTTTTGAAGGCGGCGTTCACTTCCTCGACGGTCGTGTCCTTGCCGAGTTCGGCGACGAGGTCCGTCACGGAGCCGTCAGGCACCGGAACGCGGAGCGCGAAGCCGTCGAGTTTGCCCTTGAGGTGGGGCAGCACGAGGCCGACGGCGCGGGCGGCGCCGGTCGTCGTCGGGATGATGCTCAGCGCGGCCGCGCGGGCGCGGCGGAGGTCTTTGTGCGGCGCGTCCTGGAGGACCTGGTCGGCCGTGTATCCGTGCACCGTGGTCATGTAGCCGCGCTTGACGCCGAAGGCTTCGTCGAGCACCTTGACGAGCGGAGCGAGGCAGTTCGTGGTGCAGCTGGCATTCGATACCACCTGTTCCTTCCCGTTGAGGACATGGTCGTTGACGCCCAGCACGACGGTGGCGTCGACTTCGCCCTTGGCGGGGGCCGAGATGATGACTTTCTTCGCGCCGGCTTCCAGGTGGAGCGCCGCCTTGTCACGCGCGGTGAACACGCCCGTCGATTCGATGACGACGTCGCACCCGAGCTTGCCCCAGGGCAGGTTCTTCGGATCGCGCTCGCTGTATACCTTGAAGGTGTCGTTGCCGATGGTGATGGCGCCGTCCTTTTCCTTTACTTCGCCTTTGAAGATGCCGTGTACGGAGTCGTACTTGAAGAGGTGGGCGAGCGTCTTGGCATCGGTCAGATCGTTGATGGCGACGACGTTGAACGTGCCGGGTTTTGCGGCGAGGATGGCGCGCATTGCGAGCCGGCCGATGCGTCCAAAACCGTTGATGCCTATTTTAATGGCCATGATAGTCGATTCCTTCTGGGACTGGTGGTACAAGCGGATGGTGTGGATGGAGGACCGGGTCCTCGGATAGCCGGCGCAAAGATAACAGACGCGGCGATTCACCGACAAACGCGCCCGGTGAATTAATCAAAAAATGACCAAATTTAGCATTTTGCGTAAAAGTCCCATTTTTCGGGATACCAGAACCGGCAGGCGCGTATGAAAGCCGCTAAACCGGGCGCGAAGGCTCGTCTGGTCCCACCGCGCCTCGCGCGACCTCGTTTTATCCAAACGCAAGCATTCGTTTTAAAACCGATCATGGCAACCCATAAGGCACCGCAACGCATCACGCGCCGACACGAGCTTCGCGAAGACAAGGTGATCACCTTCTATAGCAGGGTGTGGACGTTTTTCGACGAAAACCGCACGCTGGTATTCGGCGTGGTCGGGGTGATCGTGCTGTTGTTCATCATCGGCGCCGGCTTCAGCCTGTATCAGGACAAGAAGGCGGATCAGGCCCAGACGGCCATGGCTGCCGCCGTCCGCGCCTACGAACGCGCGGACTACCAGACCGCGCTCGACGGCGACGAATCGAACGCCGGCCTGCTCGATGTCGCCCGTCAGTACGGCGGCACCCCCGCCGGCAACCTCGCCGCCTATTACGCCGGCGACGCGCTCTACCGCCAGGGCAAGTTCGAGGAGGCGCTGGCCTATTTCGACGACTTCGACAAGCGCGACAACGTCCTGGGCGCCGCGGCCTATGCGGCGGAAGCCGCGATCTACGAGAATACCGGTGATTTTGCCCGCGCCGGCGAACGCTACGAACGCGCCGCGTCGACCTTCGCCACCGATTTCACGACGCCGCAGTACCTGCTCAGCGCCGGCCGCGCCTACGAGAAAGCCGCCAACTTTTCCAAGGCGCGCGCCATGTACCAGCGCATCAGCGACGATTTCCCTGAATCCACCGAGGCCCGGGAGATCGAGTACTACCTCGCCCGCGTGGACGTGGAAGCGAAGGGGTGAGGCGCCGCGGCGAGCGCCGTTTACGCATCCTCGCGCTCCGGCGCGTACCTTAGTCGCGCAAACGCATCGATCCTCCCCGGATTTATGCGTTTGTCGTTTCTGGCAATCCGACCA encodes:
- a CDS encoding TIGR04283 family arsenosugar biosynthesis glycosyltransferase — its product is MHVSIVIPALNEASRIETTLQTLRRQEGRFELIVVDGGSQDDTAACAERHARVVTSDRGRARQMNAGARVARGDALLFLHADTTLPSNGISRIADTLANPAIDAGAFRLRFDRRAPLLDFYSFCTRLNTPLLCFGDRTLFVRRAVFEAIDGFQEIPAFEDLEIVRRLHRRGRFAFLPDYVTTAARRFDEHGHLRQQLLNSYLWTRYLLGTPPEKLAALYRYSAKPKAPAG
- a CDS encoding ABC transporter ATP-binding protein, producing MPETEPIRVEGLTKVYRSALSRRSVQALEALTLQVGRGEIFGLLGPNGAGKTTLVKILLGVVRPTQGSATLLGLPVQHPEARRAIGYLPENHRFPEVFTAEGLLQVYGRMGGVSPSLLKERIPRLLERTGMTEWRKARIRTFSKGMMQRLGLAQALLNDPQVIFLDEPTDGVDPIGRREIRDLLAGLRDEGKTIFLNSHLLSEVERVCDRIAILNKGALVYEGDLEHVGKTEVAYDITCTPLPETLFAQLQVTDGLQANEADAGGMGRYRLENASTERLNAVIDQLRAGGVAIQAIQPQRRSLEDAFIQLLATDSSIGGRVS
- a CDS encoding phosphoglycerate kinase codes for the protein MNSVSINDLDLKGKRVLIRVDFNVPLREDENGRQHVADDTRIRAAIPTIRKVINGMGKAILISHLGRPKGVPNSKYSLAPVAEHLESLLGFPVRFASHLTGEAIKEAIDRMPEGGVILLENTRFYPGETKNDPELAAELAELADVYVNDAFGSAHRAHASTEGVARLVPQVAMGLLLEREVTYLNRLLESPEHPFVAVIGGAKVSDKIGVIEALLKRVDYLLIGGAMSYTFLKALGQPVGKSLYEEDKLQQAHKLFTEAEGRIKLPFDHIVATEFNNDAPHHVTKTIEADFMGLDIGPETVQAYRELLLGAKTIVWNGPMGVFEMSNYARGTFAIAETLAEATQHGALTVVGGGDSVAAITQMGFEDRVSHVSTGGGAMLEFLEGITLPGIAALNKRA
- a CDS encoding ABC transporter permease subunit, whose protein sequence is MIGVFLLTLKELIARKVTIGLFIVITVIWGVLSLALQMDVVEGSLAGLRIMGQTANMNAARIDPETGARIEELISLERVVFEVQRVVAGACYWLGILLALFTTAPMINHLLERGRVDLLLSKPISRLRILGGHVAAVLLTIFLMGLYLFVMVWLVMSIKSGIWNPRFLVSLGIVCAVFATMYSVVVFIGVWLQNTAISLIVSYGLIFLSLVLALRDQLLPQLGFAGRQTFEVLYHVLPNFAEVTPIVVQLSGNDSVTGWYPLISTLLFGAVMYGAAGWLFVRRDY
- a CDS encoding arginine deiminase family protein, whose translation is MPVVHTRRDLALTLEALPALPAPRRVLMTSPLHFDVLYVINPHMEGHIGAVDRSRALEQWEALKAAYEALGIAPAVIEGVAGQPDMVFCANQTLPFVSGGGKHRGVFLSRMDAPQRRGEVVHYERFFADAGYETVRLPESTAGSFEGMGDAIWHPGRALLWGGYGYRTDSTVYPFIAERLNVPVILLELIDAEFYHLDTCFSVLDEETVLIYPGAFTSAGLALIEAVFTRIIEAPEDEARSLFACNAHCPDGRHVLIQRGCRRTNQRLREAGYEPVELDTDEFLKSGGSVFCMKQMFW
- the gap gene encoding type I glyceraldehyde-3-phosphate dehydrogenase — protein: MAIKIGINGFGRIGRLAMRAILAAKPGTFNVVAINDLTDAKTLAHLFKYDSVHGIFKGEVKEKDGAITIGNDTFKVYSERDPKNLPWGKLGCDVVIESTGVFTARDKAALHLEAGAKKVIISAPAKGEVDATVVLGVNDHVLNGKEQVVSNASCTTNCLAPLVKVLDEAFGVKRGYMTTVHGYTADQVLQDAPHKDLRRARAAALSIIPTTTGAARAVGLVLPHLKGKLDGFALRVPVPDGSVTDLVAELGKDTTVEEVNAAFKKAAETTLKGILEYCEDPIVSTDIVGNPHSSIFDADLTMVQGNMVKVVSFYDNEWGYANRAVDLAAKLMSF
- a CDS encoding tetratricopeptide repeat protein; amino-acid sequence: MATHKAPQRITRRHELREDKVITFYSRVWTFFDENRTLVFGVVGVIVLLFIIGAGFSLYQDKKADQAQTAMAAAVRAYERADYQTALDGDESNAGLLDVARQYGGTPAGNLAAYYAGDALYRQGKFEEALAYFDDFDKRDNVLGAAAYAAEAAIYENTGDFARAGERYERAASTFATDFTTPQYLLSAGRAYEKAANFSKARAMYQRISDDFPESTEAREIEYYLARVDVEAKG